A stretch of the Dioscorea cayenensis subsp. rotundata cultivar TDr96_F1 chromosome 4, TDr96_F1_v2_PseudoChromosome.rev07_lg8_w22 25.fasta, whole genome shotgun sequence genome encodes the following:
- the LOC120258441 gene encoding uncharacterized protein LOC120258441 isoform X3 encodes MPGTIHVFVLDLMDLPFDGSPLILKLAMGKREYQTVCKGECSFPVMSLRENLVLMLHDNEGNELSRTELPTMSVVEKGIWDDLFPLKGGGHVHMRVQFSLNEEERLRIRHMRETVVRKKQSELLKGQETGLLGSYPTTQLFSEGTKIEKTEQTDPGVCGGTLSLQEFRESSAQAFKQYDPHHTELSKKEIGISDKQDVSSVEVSNSSLSNELNEWWKLSSEQMIPTKPEQLATTYAGNITEDDQILETRRKGFHRRSLSSNMKKMITAFETILYQGWEPSFSPKLREYSGPNNIKYVKVPQILTKSFSAGMLSDIKSIQNPAVHRSIVEKKGEKSQLYSDSGKSQELANDIILYDTKTANYALEPMETERAFSIRGMVENSNDDIHLSDKKKIWQREKCYMSYLYIMFNLVLARIKAHLLLRLWRGMDRLILELQMRMCYYQDTLIVEDVVLQALLVAYQDIFASLVGANN; translated from the exons ATGCCAGGCACCATTCATGTCTTTG TGTTAGACTTGATGGACCTTCCATTTGATGGTAGTCCCCTTATCTTGAAGT TGGCTATGGGGAAGAGGGAGTACCAAACTGTTTGCAAAGGGGAATGTTCTTT CCCGGTGATGTCTCTTCGTGAAAACTTGGTCTTGATGCTTCATGATAATGAGGGGAATGAATTATCAAGAACAG AATTGCCGACCATGTCAGTGGTGGAAAAGGGAATATGGGATGACTTGTTTCCACTTAAAGGTGGCGGGCACGTCCACATGAGGGTGCAGTTCTCTCTTAATGAAGAAGAACGCTTGAGGATTCGCCATATG AGGGAGACAGTGGTACGAAAGAAACAAAGCGAACTGCTCAAAG GGCAAGAAACAGGATTATTAGGTTCTTATCCAACAACCCAACTCTTTTCAGAAGGTACTAAGATTGAGAAGACAGAGCAAACAGACCCAG GTGTCTGTGGAGGCACACTTTCGCTGcaagaattcagagaatcctCTGCACAAGCATTTAAACAGTATGATCCACATCATACTGAGCTAAGCAAAAAGGAGATTGGGATTTCAGACAAGCAAGATGTTTCCTCTGTAGAAGTCAGTAATTCATCATTATCAAATGAGCTCAATGAATGGTGGAAGCTCTCATCTGAGCAAATGATTCCTACCAAACCAGAACAGTTAGCTACTACTTATGCGGGGAATATTACTGAAGATGACCAAATTCTGGAAACAAGGAGGAAGGGCTTTCATCGGAGAAGCTTGAGCAGCAatatgaagaagatgataacCGCCTTTGAGACTATTCTTTATCAG GGATGGGAACCTTCTTTTAGCCCGAAATTGAGGGAATATTCAGGGCCAAACAACATTAAATATGTCAAAGTTCCACAGATTTTGACCAAGTCATTTTCGGCAGGAATGCTCTCTGAtataaaatcaatacaaaatccAGCAGTTCATAGATCAATTGTCGAGAAGAAGGGAGAAAAATCTCAGTTGTATAGTGACAGTGGGAAGAGCCAAGAACTTGCTAATGATATTATCTTATATGATACAAAGACCGCAAACTATGCTTTGGAACCAATGGAGACAGAGCGAGCATTCAGCATCAGAGGAATGGTGGAAAATTCTAATGATGATATCCACCTTTCAGATAAG AAGAAGATTTGGCAGCGAGAAAAATGTTATATGAGTTACCTGTACATAATGTTCAACCTTGTCCTTGCACGCATCAAGGCTCATCTTCTATTACGGCTATGGAGGGGAATGGACAGATTAATCCTCGAACTTCAAATGAGGATGTGTTATTATCAAGACACTCTGATAGTCGAGGATGTAGTTCTCCAAGCCTTGTTAGTTGCGTACCAAGATATTTTTGCATCACTAGTGGGAGCAAACAATTGA
- the LOC120258441 gene encoding uncharacterized protein LOC120258441 isoform X1 codes for MPGTIHVFVLDLMDLPFDGSPLILKLAMGKREYQTVCKGECSFPVMSLRENLVLMLHDNEGNELSRTELPTMSVVEKGIWDDLFPLKGGGHVHMRVQFSLNEEERLRIRHMRETVVRKKQSELLKGQETGLLGSYPTTQLFSEGTKIEKTEQTDPGVCGGTLSLQEFRESSAQAFKQYDPHHTELSKKEIGISDKQDVSSVEVSNSSLSNELNEWWKLSSEQMIPTKPEQLATTYAGNITEDDQILETRRKGFHRRSLSSNMKKMITAFETILYQGWEPSFSPKLREYSGPNNIKYVKVPQILTKSFSAGMLSDIKSIQNPAVHRSIVEKKGEKSQLYSDSGKSQELANDIILYDTKTANYALEPMETERAFSIRGMVENSNDDIHLSDKASCDVLHGLEIKTDHHVLAEEDLAARKMLYELPVHNVQPCPCTHQGSSSITAMEGNGQINPRTSNEDVLLSRHSDSRGCSSPSLVSCVPRYFCITSGSKQLRDLVECCDLSVGTHLMENYHFINEVHEKESAQGDGLLKMDEDEEISPASEKNNGLSKGMKKSSGLLIEQVVRTVLIIIVGGTLILNTRLRRLR; via the exons ATGCCAGGCACCATTCATGTCTTTG TGTTAGACTTGATGGACCTTCCATTTGATGGTAGTCCCCTTATCTTGAAGT TGGCTATGGGGAAGAGGGAGTACCAAACTGTTTGCAAAGGGGAATGTTCTTT CCCGGTGATGTCTCTTCGTGAAAACTTGGTCTTGATGCTTCATGATAATGAGGGGAATGAATTATCAAGAACAG AATTGCCGACCATGTCAGTGGTGGAAAAGGGAATATGGGATGACTTGTTTCCACTTAAAGGTGGCGGGCACGTCCACATGAGGGTGCAGTTCTCTCTTAATGAAGAAGAACGCTTGAGGATTCGCCATATG AGGGAGACAGTGGTACGAAAGAAACAAAGCGAACTGCTCAAAG GGCAAGAAACAGGATTATTAGGTTCTTATCCAACAACCCAACTCTTTTCAGAAGGTACTAAGATTGAGAAGACAGAGCAAACAGACCCAG GTGTCTGTGGAGGCACACTTTCGCTGcaagaattcagagaatcctCTGCACAAGCATTTAAACAGTATGATCCACATCATACTGAGCTAAGCAAAAAGGAGATTGGGATTTCAGACAAGCAAGATGTTTCCTCTGTAGAAGTCAGTAATTCATCATTATCAAATGAGCTCAATGAATGGTGGAAGCTCTCATCTGAGCAAATGATTCCTACCAAACCAGAACAGTTAGCTACTACTTATGCGGGGAATATTACTGAAGATGACCAAATTCTGGAAACAAGGAGGAAGGGCTTTCATCGGAGAAGCTTGAGCAGCAatatgaagaagatgataacCGCCTTTGAGACTATTCTTTATCAG GGATGGGAACCTTCTTTTAGCCCGAAATTGAGGGAATATTCAGGGCCAAACAACATTAAATATGTCAAAGTTCCACAGATTTTGACCAAGTCATTTTCGGCAGGAATGCTCTCTGAtataaaatcaatacaaaatccAGCAGTTCATAGATCAATTGTCGAGAAGAAGGGAGAAAAATCTCAGTTGTATAGTGACAGTGGGAAGAGCCAAGAACTTGCTAATGATATTATCTTATATGATACAAAGACCGCAAACTATGCTTTGGAACCAATGGAGACAGAGCGAGCATTCAGCATCAGAGGAATGGTGGAAAATTCTAATGATGATATCCACCTTTCAGATAAGGCAAGTTGTGATGTTTTGCACGGACTAGAAATTAAAACTGATCATCATGTTTTGGCAGAAGAAGATTTGGCAGCGAGAAAAATGTTATATGAGTTACCTGTACATAATGTTCAACCTTGTCCTTGCACGCATCAAGGCTCATCTTCTATTACGGCTATGGAGGGGAATGGACAGATTAATCCTCGAACTTCAAATGAGGATGTGTTATTATCAAGACACTCTGATAGTCGAGGATGTAGTTCTCCAAGCCTTGTTAGTTGCGTACCAAGATATTTTTGCATCACTAGTGGGAGCAAACAATTGAGGGATCTTGTTGAATGCTGCGACCTCAGTGTCGGAACACACCTAATGGAGAATTATCATTTCATAAATGAAGTTCACGAAAAG gaAAGTGCACAAGGAGATGGACTACTTAAAATGGATGAGGATGAAGAGATTTCTCCtgcttctgaaaaaaataatggactCTCAAAAGGCATGAAAAAATCAAGTGGATTGTTGATCGAACAG GTTGTGCGAACAGTTCTAATAATCATTGTGGGTGGAACTCTGATATTGAATACTAGGCTGAGAAGACTGAG ATAA
- the LOC120258444 gene encoding histone deacetylase 19-like — METGGNSLPSGADGKKRKVSYYYDHLIGNYHYGSGHSMKPLRIAMTHDLLLKYRVLDNMQVFKPIKATSYDLRQFHSDEYISFLKRITPDNAKELAGLCKIYDVNSNDCPVFDGLYDYCTSYTGGSLSAAARLNEGSSDIAINWSGGLHHAKCSAASGFCYVNDAVLAITELLKHRQRVLYVDIDVHHGDGVEEAFYQTERVMTVSFHQRCIFPYKTGFIDHIGSDQGKYHAVNVPLDDGITDDTYHSLFKPIISKVMEVYRPEALVLQCGADSLARDPLGSFNLTIKGHAECVNFIRSFNLPLLLLGGGGYCLRNVPRCWAYETAVAVGVELQNDLPSNDFYAYFGPHYTLHDPPIKGLENKNSTSSLEKIKTRVLDNISKLEHAPSVQFQERPPDASVDVQLFSLN; from the exons atggaGACCGGCGGGAACTCACTGCCTTCTGGCGCTGATGGAAAGAAGAGGAAAGTGTCCTACTACTACGACCATTTGATCGGCAACTACCACTACGGCTCCGGCCATTCTATGAAACCTCTTCGGATTGCCATGACTCACGATCTACTCCTTAAATACCGCGTCTTAGACAATATGCAAGTCTTCAAACCCATTAAAGCCACCTCCTACGACCTTCGCCAGTTCCACTCCGACGAATACATCAGTTTCTTGAAACGCATCACGCCGGACAATGCCAAAGAGTTGGCCGGCCTCTGCAAGATTTATGATGTAAATAGCAATGATTGTCCTGTTTTTGATGGCCTCTACGACTACTGCACCAGCTACACCGGCGGATCCCTCTCTGCTGCTGCAAGACTCAATGAAGGCAGCTCCGATATCGCCATCAACTGGTCCGGTGGTCTCCACCATGCCAAGTGCTCCGCCGCCTCCGGCTTTTGCTACGTCAATGACGCTGTTCTTGCTATCACCGAGCTCCTCAAGCATCGTCAG agGGTGTTGTACGTGGATATAGACGTGCATCACGGAGACGGTGTAGAAGAAGCGTTTTACCAGACGGAAAGGGTGATGACTGTATCCTTCCACCAAAGATGCATATTCCCTTATAAAACCGGTTTCATCGATCACATCGGGTCCGACCAAGGAAAGTACCACGCTGTGAACGTTCCTCTTGACGATGGCATCACTGATGATACCTATCATTCTCTCTTCAAACCCATCATCTCTAAAGTCATGGAGGTTTACCGGCCTGAGGCCCTGGTCCTTCAGTGTGGTGCTGATTCCTTGGCTAGAGACCCACTTGGTTCCTTCAACCTCACCATCAAAGGTCACGCTGAGTGTGTCAACTTCATCAGGTCATTCAATCTCCCTCTTTTGCTACTTGGTGGTGGTGGCTATTGTCTCAGAAACGTTCCAAGATGTTGGGCCTATGAG ACTGCAGTTGCTGTTGGAGTTGAGCTACAGAATGATCTTCCTAGCAACGATTTCTATGCATATTTTGGACCGCATTATACTCTTCATGATCCACCGATAAAGGGACTGGAGAACAAAAACAGTACTAGTAGTTTGgagaaaatcaaaacaagagtTTTGGACAACATATCAAAGCTTGAGCATGCTCCAAGTGTCCAATTTCAAGAGAGGCCACCAGATGCAAGCGTTGACGTACAACTTTTCTCACTCAATTAA
- the LOC120258441 gene encoding uncharacterized protein LOC120258441 isoform X2, whose product MFFRELCWCSPVMSLRENLVLMLHDNEGNELSRTELPTMSVVEKGIWDDLFPLKGGGHVHMRVQFSLNEEERLRIRHMRETVVRKKQSELLKGQETGLLGSYPTTQLFSEGTKIEKTEQTDPGVCGGTLSLQEFRESSAQAFKQYDPHHTELSKKEIGISDKQDVSSVEVSNSSLSNELNEWWKLSSEQMIPTKPEQLATTYAGNITEDDQILETRRKGFHRRSLSSNMKKMITAFETILYQGWEPSFSPKLREYSGPNNIKYVKVPQILTKSFSAGMLSDIKSIQNPAVHRSIVEKKGEKSQLYSDSGKSQELANDIILYDTKTANYALEPMETERAFSIRGMVENSNDDIHLSDKASCDVLHGLEIKTDHHVLAEEDLAARKMLYELPVHNVQPCPCTHQGSSSITAMEGNGQINPRTSNEDVLLSRHSDSRGCSSPSLVSCVPRYFCITSGSKQLRDLVECCDLSVGTHLMENYHFINEVHEKESAQGDGLLKMDEDEEISPASEKNNGLSKGMKKSSGLLIEQVVRTVLIIIVGGTLILNTRLRRLR is encoded by the exons ATGTTCTTT AGGGAATTGTGTTGGTGTAGCCCGGTGATGTCTCTTCGTGAAAACTTGGTCTTGATGCTTCATGATAATGAGGGGAATGAATTATCAAGAACAG AATTGCCGACCATGTCAGTGGTGGAAAAGGGAATATGGGATGACTTGTTTCCACTTAAAGGTGGCGGGCACGTCCACATGAGGGTGCAGTTCTCTCTTAATGAAGAAGAACGCTTGAGGATTCGCCATATG AGGGAGACAGTGGTACGAAAGAAACAAAGCGAACTGCTCAAAG GGCAAGAAACAGGATTATTAGGTTCTTATCCAACAACCCAACTCTTTTCAGAAGGTACTAAGATTGAGAAGACAGAGCAAACAGACCCAG GTGTCTGTGGAGGCACACTTTCGCTGcaagaattcagagaatcctCTGCACAAGCATTTAAACAGTATGATCCACATCATACTGAGCTAAGCAAAAAGGAGATTGGGATTTCAGACAAGCAAGATGTTTCCTCTGTAGAAGTCAGTAATTCATCATTATCAAATGAGCTCAATGAATGGTGGAAGCTCTCATCTGAGCAAATGATTCCTACCAAACCAGAACAGTTAGCTACTACTTATGCGGGGAATATTACTGAAGATGACCAAATTCTGGAAACAAGGAGGAAGGGCTTTCATCGGAGAAGCTTGAGCAGCAatatgaagaagatgataacCGCCTTTGAGACTATTCTTTATCAG GGATGGGAACCTTCTTTTAGCCCGAAATTGAGGGAATATTCAGGGCCAAACAACATTAAATATGTCAAAGTTCCACAGATTTTGACCAAGTCATTTTCGGCAGGAATGCTCTCTGAtataaaatcaatacaaaatccAGCAGTTCATAGATCAATTGTCGAGAAGAAGGGAGAAAAATCTCAGTTGTATAGTGACAGTGGGAAGAGCCAAGAACTTGCTAATGATATTATCTTATATGATACAAAGACCGCAAACTATGCTTTGGAACCAATGGAGACAGAGCGAGCATTCAGCATCAGAGGAATGGTGGAAAATTCTAATGATGATATCCACCTTTCAGATAAGGCAAGTTGTGATGTTTTGCACGGACTAGAAATTAAAACTGATCATCATGTTTTGGCAGAAGAAGATTTGGCAGCGAGAAAAATGTTATATGAGTTACCTGTACATAATGTTCAACCTTGTCCTTGCACGCATCAAGGCTCATCTTCTATTACGGCTATGGAGGGGAATGGACAGATTAATCCTCGAACTTCAAATGAGGATGTGTTATTATCAAGACACTCTGATAGTCGAGGATGTAGTTCTCCAAGCCTTGTTAGTTGCGTACCAAGATATTTTTGCATCACTAGTGGGAGCAAACAATTGAGGGATCTTGTTGAATGCTGCGACCTCAGTGTCGGAACACACCTAATGGAGAATTATCATTTCATAAATGAAGTTCACGAAAAG gaAAGTGCACAAGGAGATGGACTACTTAAAATGGATGAGGATGAAGAGATTTCTCCtgcttctgaaaaaaataatggactCTCAAAAGGCATGAAAAAATCAAGTGGATTGTTGATCGAACAG GTTGTGCGAACAGTTCTAATAATCATTGTGGGTGGAACTCTGATATTGAATACTAGGCTGAGAAGACTGAG ATAA
- the LOC120258443 gene encoding histone deacetylase 19-like, protein MAMDTGGNSLPSSSDGKKRKVAYYYNKEIGDYYYGVNHLMKPHRITMAHNLLQNYSLLKKMQLIKPRKATFPQLCGFHSDDYIHFLRRITPETTDDYADLCTRFNLLEDCPVINHLYDFCLTYAGGSISAATGLNKHSCDIAINWSGGLHHAKCASASGFCYVNDIVLAILELLKHHQRVLYVDIDVHHGDGVEEAFYTTDRVMTLSFHQRDLFPGTGHVNDIGHKKGKYYAVNVPMERGITDDNYHTLFKPIVSKVMEVYQPEAVVLQCGADSLAGDKLGFFNLTIKGHGECVKFLRSFNVPLLLLGGGGYTLRNVPRCWCYETGVAVGVELDNKLPRNDYSEYFGPNYTLHDPPAKTFEDKNYPADLERVKARVLDNLSKLQHAPSVQFHERPPDADLEDTLNETC, encoded by the exons atggcGATGGACACCGGCGGCAACTCGCTGCCCTCCAGCTCCGACGGCAAGAAGAGAAAAGTGGCATACTACTACAACAAAGAGATCGGAGACTACTACTACGGTGTAAATCACTTGATGAAACCTCACCGGATCACCATGGCTCACAACCTCCTCCAAAACTACTCACTCTTGAAGAAAATGCAGCTCATCAAACCCAGAAAAGCCACTTTCCCTCAACTCTGTGGTTTCCACTCCGATGATTACATCCACTTCTTGAGACGCATCACACCTGAGACTACCGACGACTACGCCGACCTCTGCACTAGGTTCAACTTGCTTGAAGATTGTCCTGTCATCAATCATCTCTATGACTTCTGCTTAACTTACGCCGGAGGATCCATCTCCGCCGCCACCGGTCTCAACAAACACAGCTGTGACATCGCCATCAATTGGTCCGGTGGTCTGCACCATGCCAAGTGCGCTTCCGCCTCCGGCTTTTGCTATGTCAATGACATCGTTCTTGCCATTCTTGAGCTCCTCAAACACCATCAG CGGGTGTTGTACGTAGACATAGACGTACACCACGGTGACGGTGTAGAAGAAGCTTTCTACACGACGGACAGAGTAATGACGTTGTCCTTTCACCAGAGAGACCTCTTCCCCGGCACTGGCCATGTCAATGACATTGGCCACAAGAAGGGAAAGTACTATGCTGTGAATGTTCCAATGGAACGTGGCATCACTGATGACAACTATCACACTCTGTTCAAGCCTATTGTCTCTAAAGTGATGGAGGTTTACCAGCCTGAGGCTGTGGTTTTACAGTGCGGTGCTGACTCTTTGGCTGGTGACAAGCTTGGCTTCTTTAATCTCACCATTAAAGGTcatggagagtgtgtcaagttcTTGAGGTCCTTTAACGTCCCTCTTTTGCTCCTTGGTGGTGGTGGCTATACTCTCAGGAATGTTCCAAGATGCTGGTGCTACgag ACAGGAGTTGCTGTTGGAGTTGAGCTGGACAACAAGCTTCCACGTAATGACTATAGCGAGTATTTTGGGCCCAATTACACTCTTCATGATCCACCAGCAAAAACATTTGAGGACAAGAACTATCCGGCTGATTTGGAGAGAGTCAAAGCAAGAGTTTTGGATAACTTGTCAAAACTGCAGCATGCTCCCAGTGTTCAGTTTCATGAGAGACCACCAGATGCTGACTTGGAGGACACTTTAAATGAAACttgttag